One region of Terricaulis silvestris genomic DNA includes:
- the rimM gene encoding ribosome maturation factor RimM (Essential for efficient processing of 16S rRNA), whose protein sequence is MVLVGAIAGAFGVKGEVRLRAFTDKNEGVISYGPLYGEDGKILLKPKSWRELKDGVAIVTAEVKSREEAEKMKGQKLFVPRANLPTTAEDEFYVIDLLGSRAEALDGTVLGDIVAVWNFGAGDILEYKPPNGGPNVRITFTREAVPHVDLAAKRVVLDPPPPEPPGK, encoded by the coding sequence ATGGTGCTTGTGGGCGCCATCGCCGGCGCGTTCGGCGTCAAAGGCGAAGTCCGTTTGCGCGCTTTCACCGACAAGAACGAGGGCGTCATCTCGTACGGCCCGCTCTACGGCGAAGACGGCAAGATTTTGCTCAAGCCCAAGAGCTGGCGCGAGCTGAAAGACGGCGTCGCGATCGTCACGGCCGAAGTGAAGTCGCGCGAAGAAGCCGAGAAGATGAAGGGCCAAAAGCTCTTCGTTCCCCGCGCCAACCTGCCGACCACGGCGGAAGACGAGTTCTATGTCATCGATCTGCTCGGCTCGCGCGCTGAAGCGCTCGACGGCACGGTGCTGGGCGACATCGTCGCGGTGTGGAACTTCGGCGCCGGCGACATCCTCGAGTACAAGCCGCCGAACGGCGGTCCCAACGTGCGCATCACCTTCACGCGTGAAGCCGTGCCGCACGTCGACCTTGCCGCCAAGCGCGTCGTGCTCGATCCCCCGCCGCCGGAACCGCCGGGCAAGTAG